TCAGCCCCTTTCATCTGTCCGTGCCCTGCATGGTGTTCGGCGAGGACCGCACCGAGACGGGTGCGCCGCGCTTTCGCATGCGCGTGTGCGCGCCGGAGCCGGGGCCGCTGCAGACCAATGCGGGCTTCGAGCTCGTGGTGCCGCATGGGCTGGAGGCGATCCGCCGGGCGCAGATCGTGGTGGTGCCCTCGTGGCGCGACGACGGCCGGCCCGCGCCGCCTGCGTTGATCCGCGCGCTGCAGGCCGCGCACCGGCGCGGCGCCACGGTGGTGGGCCTCTGCCTCGGCGCCTTCGTGCTGGCTGAGGCGGGCCTGCTCGATGGACGGCCGGCGACCACGCACTGGAACCTTGCCGCCGTGTTCGCGAAGCAGTACCCCAAGGTGATGCTGCAGCCCGAGGTGCTGTACGTGGACGACGGCGATGTGCTCACTTCCGCGGGCACTGCGGCGGGCATCGACTGCTGTCTGCACCTGCTGCGCGTGCGCTACGGCGCCGAGACCGCGAACCGCGCCGCGCGGCGCATGGTGGTGGCGCCGCATCGGCAAGGCGGGCAGGCGCAGTACATCCAGCAGCCCGTGCCCGCGACGGCCGAGCGCGATCGTCTCGCGCCGCTGCTTGAATGGCTGGGCAAGCACCTCGATGTGCCGCACGAGCTCGACAACCTCGCGCGCCGCGCGTTGATGAGTCGCCGCACCTTCACGCGGCGCTTTCGCGAATCGACGGGCACGACGGTGGGGCAGTGGATCCAGAACCAACGCCTCGCGTTGGCTCAACGGTTGCTCGAGACCACGGACCACCCGGTCGAGCGTGTGGCCACCGGCGCGGGCTTCGGCTCCGCGGTGTCGCTGCGCAAGCATTTCACCTCGGCGTTCAAGGTGTCGCCGACGGTTTATCGGCGGCAGTTCTCGCGCACCGCAGAAGCGGCTTGAGCCTTAGGCCACGTGCGCATGCCGGCGCGTGGTGAGCAGCGCGCGCAATTTCGCCGGCGGCACCGGCTTGGTCAGCAGCATCACCCCGCCATGCCGCAGCCGCTGCAGCACCTCGGGCCCGGTCGCGCCCGACACCAGCACCGCGAGCGCATCGGGCTGCAGGCGCTTGGCGGCCTCGATCACATCCACGCCATCGCCGTCGCCGGCCAGCTGCAGGTCGCACAGCACCGCATCGAAATGGATGTCGCCGGTGCCCAGCCGCGCGATGGCCTCGGCGCCGGTGGTCACGCATTCGACATCGCAGCCCCACTGTTCCAGCAGCGCGCGGCTGCCGTCGAGGATGGCGGGGTCGTCGTCCACCACAAGGCAGCGCAGGCCCGCAAGCGGCGCGGGCGCTACGGGCGCGGGCTCGGGCAGCACGACATCGGCGGCGCGCGCGGCGGGCAGCGTGAAGGCGAAGGTGCTGCCGGCCTGCAGCGCCGAACGCACGGTGATGCGGGTGCCCAGCAGCGTGGCAATGCGCGCGCAGATCGCGAGGCCGAGGCCGAAGCCGCGGCGCCGGTCGCGCTCGGTGTTCGCCACCTGGTAGAACTCCTCGAAGATCCGGCCCTGGTGGATCGGCGCGATGCCCACGCCGTTGTCGCGCACCTCGATGCGCACACCCGACGCGCTGTGCCGCGCGGCCACCAGCACGGTGCCGCCTTCGGGCGCATGGCGCAGCGCATTGGCCACCAGGTTGTTGACGATGCGCTGCAGCATCGCCGCATCGGTGCGCACCGCGAGGCCCCGGTCGCTCCAGCGCAGCCGCACGCGCGCCTCGATGGCGGTGGCGGCATGCTGCGCATCGAGCTGGTCGAAGAGGGCGGCCAGCGAGATGCGGGTGATGGACGGCGTGAGCACCTGCGCATCGAGCCGCGAGATCTCCAGCAGGTCGTCCAGCAGCACGCCCATGAACTCGGTGCTCTCCTGCAGACGCAGCACGGCCGGGCGCTGCGCCGGCGTGGCGCTCGGCAGCAGGCCGTCGATGAAGAGGCCCATCGCATGCAGCGGCTGGCGCAGGTCGTGGCTCGCGGCCGCGAGGAAGCGTGCGCGAGAGAGCGCCGCCTGCTCGGCCTCGGCCATGCGTTGCAGCGCGACGGCCGTGGCCTCGCGCACCCGCTCCTCGCTGACCTGGCGGTTGTGCTGCAAGCGCTCGGCGAGCCGGTCGATGTCGTGTGCGAGCACGGCCAGCTCGTGCGTGCCGCGGGTGCCGCCCTCGACCACTTCGCAGCGCATGTCGAAGTGGCCCGCTTCCAGCGCGGCGACGGTGCGCGACACCCGTCGCAGCGGCCGCGCCACCGTGCGCGCCATGTGGCGCACCGACGCCCATGCCGCCAGCAGCGCGACCAGCGCGATGCCGATGCCCGCCATGAGGGAACGGCTGCGCTCGCGCGCATAGGCCGTGGTGTCGCGGAAGGTCTGTACCAGGCCGATGGGCGTGTCGCCCGCCGCGGTGGAGCCCGCGGGCGCGAAGGCGCTGGCGCGCGAGGCTTCGCGCAGCGTGACCGGCGAGGTGAACATGCGCAGCTGCGCGAGCGATTCGGTCTTGGGCCCGGCCGTCACGTATACGCCCGCGCTGTTGCTGATCTCCACCCGCATCACCTGCCCGCCGCGCAGCGCCGCGTTGGCTACGTTCTGCAGCGCCGGCACATCGCCTGCGTACAGGCTCAGGTCGGACATGGCCGCCACCTGGCGCGCCACGGCCTGGCCTTCGGCATCGAACTGGGCTTCAAGTGTCTGCAACCGGTTGTGGGTGAACCAGCCGGTGAGCGCGAGCGCCACCGCCGCGCACGGCACCACGCCCAGGCGGAACAGGTCGCCCTGCAGGTTGCCGCGCACCACCAGTGCGGACGCATTGCGCGGCTGCGCCGCGTCGTCGCCGGTGGGCGCCGGACCTGGGCGGGGTGGCGCGGCGTTCATCGCGTGGCCGCGAGACGGTCGGTCAGTTCCCGTTCCTCCGGCAGGCGCAGGCCGAGTCCGCGTGCCACGGTGGCGTTGACGCGCACGGTGGCGGGCGTTGCGGCCTCCACCAGCGGGCTGCTGCTGTTGTTGCTTGCGCTCGCCACTTTCTGGCCCAGCAGGCGCGCCTGCTGTGCGAGTTGCGACGGCGTCGACACCGCCGCCGCCAGGCCGCCCGAACGCACCAGCCCCTCGCTGGCGCCGAATACCGGCACGCCCGCGCCCGCGCCCGCGCGCAACACCGACAGCGTGGCCGCCTGGTTGTCGCCGATCAGGTCGGGCAGCACCATCAATGCATCGCTGAGCGGCACGACGGTGCGCAGCGCGGCGGCGAGCGACCGGGCATCGGGCGCGTACTCGACGCGCACGTCCCACGCCGGGTTGGCGCCCTGCGCGGCGCGCTGCAGTTCGCGCACCAGCGGCTCCGATTCGGGCGTGGCGACCACGCCGATGCGGTGCTTCTGCGGCAGCACCGCGCCGATGAGCGCAAGCTGGTCGGCCATGGCCGGGTCGCGCAGCAGCACGCCCACGCGGCGGTCGCTGCGCTTCAAGGACGGGCTCGCGGCCTTCAGCGCTTCGTAGTCGAGGCGGCTCAGCATCGCGAGCACCAGCGGCTCTTGTCCGGGTCGTTCGACGGCGGCGCGCGCGGCCGCGACGCCCACCGCCATGGTGAGGTTCGCGTCGGCCGCCGAGGGCCGCATGCTGCGCGTGCGCACGCCCGCATTGGCGCGCGGTTCGGTATCGGCGCCGGCCGTCTCGATGGTCTGCGGCATCTCGCCGGTCGGCGAGAGACGCACCAGCTCGAAGCGGCCGCCGGGCTCCTGGCTCGCGCGCAGCTGCTGCACGAATTCCGAATGCGCCGGGTTGTCGTCGCTCATCAGCACGGTGAGGCTGGGCGCCGCGGCCGCGCGACTGCTCATCGACAGGCCGAGCAGGCCGACCGCCACGCCCGCGGTCAGGCCGAAGACCAGCGCCGCGCGCACGGCGCCACGCAGCCTTCCGGGGAAGGGATGGGAGAGGTGTTTCGCGACGACGGACATGTGACTGCTTCTGCAGCGAGGGTGCATGACCCAATGTAAGGACGCACCCTGTTTCGCGCGATAAGGCAGAGGGGCTATGTCAGTCCATGGGACGCCGTTCCAGCGTGACGAACTTCACACCGTGGCGGCCGCACGGCCTATGTCCGATGGACTATGTATCCATATTCAGCAGCGCCGCGACGCGCTGCGCGTGGATCGACTGGCGCAGCACCCGCGGCGAGACCGGCTTGTAGAGCACCGTGATGCCGGCGCTCGCCACTTCGCGCAGGCGATCGGGCTTGGTCTCGCCGGTGACCAGCAGGCGCGCGGTGCCGGGGCCGATGCCGCGCGGATGGCGTTCCAGCGCGGCGATCACGTCCAGGCCGTTGTCGCCGCCCTGCAGCAGCAGGTCGCTCACCACCACGTCGGGCGGCTGCTCCCAGGTGTCGGCCAGCGCGAGCGCTTCGGCACGGGTCTGCGCGACCAGCACCTCGGCGCCCCAGTTGGCGAGCACCACGGAGAGCCCTTCGAGGATCGTGCGCTCGTCGTCGATCACCAGGATGCGCAGGTTCTCAAGGCTGGGTTCCCCCTCCTCCATGCCCGCGGCCACCGGCGACGGCGCGGGCGCCGGCAGCGCGGCCGGCGCCGAGCGCACCAGCACCCGCACGCAGGTGCCCTTGTGAAGCCGCGAGCTGAGCTCCACGCGCGTGTTCAGGAGCTCCGCCAGCCGCTGCACCGTCGCGAGGCCCAGGCCCATGCCGCGTGCACCGCGCGAGGACTGGCGGCTGGCCGACTCCACCTGGTAGAACTCCTCGAACACCCGCGTCTGGTGCTGTGCGGCGATGCCCACGCCGGTGTCGACCACGTCGATGCGCACGCCCTTGCCGCGGCGCCGCGCGCCGATGAGCACGCCGCCTTCGAGCGTGTGGCGCAGCGAGTTCGACACCAGGTTGTTCAGGATGCGCGAGAGCATCACGTAGTCGCAGCGCACCCACAGCTCGGTCTTGCGCGCCACCAGCCGGAGGCCCTGCTGCTCGGCCACCGGCCGGAAGTTGCGGCTGATCTCGTCGAACAGGCGGTCCAGCGGAAAGTCGGCCCACTGCGGCTGCAGCACGCCCGCATCGAGCTGCGACAGGTTGAGCAGTTCCGAAAACAGGCGGTCGAGCGATTCGACGCATTCGCGGATGTGGCCGATGCGCTGCAGCTTCACCGGATCGGTCTCGCCGTTGGCCAGCCCGTCGGAAAAGAGCGTGAGCGCATGCAGCGGCTGGCGCAGGTCGTGGCTGGCGGCGGCCAGGAGGCGCGTCTTGGCCTGGCTCGCCACTTCGAGCAGTGCGTTCTTGCGCGCCAGCTCGGCCGTGGCTTCGTTGATGCGGCTCTGCAGCAGCCGGCGGCTCTCGGCGAGCGCGCGCGCCGCCTGGTTGAAGCCCAGCTGCAGGTGCTGCACCTCCAGCGTGCCCTCGATCGCCACGCTCGCATCCTCGCCCGCGCCCAGGCGGTCGACCGCCTTGCCGAGCGCGCGGATCGGCTCGCTGATGCGCCGCGCCGCCCACCAGCCGGCCAGGCCCACGCCCACCAGGCTGAACGCCAGCACCACCGCCACGTTGAGCCAGACCGAGCGGCGGGCGTTCTGCACTGCGGAGAGGCCGATCTCGACCATCACCTTGCCATTGTGGCGGCCGTCGTCGGCCACGATCGGCACCACCACCTGCAGGCCCTCGCCGCGCGCGCGGTCGACGGTTTCGGAATTGGCCACGATCTCGCCGTCTTCCGTCCAGATCTGCACCTGCTGCACATGCGGCTGGTAGGTGCCCGACTGGGCCGTGCGCTGCAGGGCGCGCTTG
This region of Variovorax sp. RKNM96 genomic DNA includes:
- a CDS encoding helix-turn-helix domain-containing protein; this translates as MSRPATETIAVIAFDGISPFHLSVPCMVFGEDRTETGAPRFRMRVCAPEPGPLQTNAGFELVVPHGLEAIRRAQIVVVPSWRDDGRPAPPALIRALQAAHRRGATVVGLCLGAFVLAEAGLLDGRPATTHWNLAAVFAKQYPKVMLQPEVLYVDDGDVLTSAGTAAGIDCCLHLLRVRYGAETANRAARRMVVAPHRQGGQAQYIQQPVPATAERDRLAPLLEWLGKHLDVPHELDNLARRALMSRRTFTRRFRESTGTTVGQWIQNQRLALAQRLLETTDHPVERVATGAGFGSAVSLRKHFTSAFKVSPTVYRRQFSRTAEAA
- a CDS encoding ATP-binding protein, which translates into the protein MNAAPPRPGPAPTGDDAAQPRNASALVVRGNLQGDLFRLGVVPCAAVALALTGWFTHNRLQTLEAQFDAEGQAVARQVAAMSDLSLYAGDVPALQNVANAALRGGQVMRVEISNSAGVYVTAGPKTESLAQLRMFTSPVTLREASRASAFAPAGSTAAGDTPIGLVQTFRDTTAYARERSRSLMAGIGIALVALLAAWASVRHMARTVARPLRRVSRTVAALEAGHFDMRCEVVEGGTRGTHELAVLAHDIDRLAERLQHNRQVSEERVREATAVALQRMAEAEQAALSRARFLAAASHDLRQPLHAMGLFIDGLLPSATPAQRPAVLRLQESTEFMGVLLDDLLEISRLDAQVLTPSITRISLAALFDQLDAQHAATAIEARVRLRWSDRGLAVRTDAAMLQRIVNNLVANALRHAPEGGTVLVAARHSASGVRIEVRDNGVGIAPIHQGRIFEEFYQVANTERDRRRGFGLGLAICARIATLLGTRITVRSALQAGSTFAFTLPAARAADVVLPEPAPVAPAPLAGLRCLVVDDDPAILDGSRALLEQWGCDVECVTTGAEAIARLGTGDIHFDAVLCDLQLAGDGDGVDVIEAAKRLQPDALAVLVSGATGPEVLQRLRHGGVMLLTKPVPPAKLRALLTTRRHAHVA
- a CDS encoding ABC transporter substrate binding protein, with product MSVVAKHLSHPFPGRLRGAVRAALVFGLTAGVAVGLLGLSMSSRAAAAPSLTVLMSDDNPAHSEFVQQLRASQEPGGRFELVRLSPTGEMPQTIETAGADTEPRANAGVRTRSMRPSAADANLTMAVGVAAARAAVERPGQEPLVLAMLSRLDYEALKAASPSLKRSDRRVGVLLRDPAMADQLALIGAVLPQKHRIGVVATPESEPLVRELQRAAQGANPAWDVRVEYAPDARSLAAALRTVVPLSDALMVLPDLIGDNQAATLSVLRAGAGAGVPVFGASEGLVRSGGLAAAVSTPSQLAQQARLLGQKVASASNNSSSPLVEAATPATVRVNATVARGLGLRLPEERELTDRLAATR
- a CDS encoding hybrid sensor histidine kinase/response regulator; the protein is MNWNFRVLRGLARLTFAQQLILLALVPATAATLTAIAVLTRQHLGNLTELMRANAQTVALQVATVAQAPLSRMDKRALQRTAQSGTYQPHVQQVQIWTEDGEIVANSETVDRARGEGLQVVVPIVADDGRHNGKVMVEIGLSAVQNARRSVWLNVAVVLAFSLVGVGLAGWWAARRISEPIRALGKAVDRLGAGEDASVAIEGTLEVQHLQLGFNQAARALAESRRLLQSRINEATAELARKNALLEVASQAKTRLLAAASHDLRQPLHALTLFSDGLANGETDPVKLQRIGHIRECVESLDRLFSELLNLSQLDAGVLQPQWADFPLDRLFDEISRNFRPVAEQQGLRLVARKTELWVRCDYVMLSRILNNLVSNSLRHTLEGGVLIGARRRGKGVRIDVVDTGVGIAAQHQTRVFEEFYQVESASRQSSRGARGMGLGLATVQRLAELLNTRVELSSRLHKGTCVRVLVRSAPAALPAPAPSPVAAGMEEGEPSLENLRILVIDDERTILEGLSVVLANWGAEVLVAQTRAEALALADTWEQPPDVVVSDLLLQGGDNGLDVIAALERHPRGIGPGTARLLVTGETKPDRLREVASAGITVLYKPVSPRVLRQSIHAQRVAALLNMDT